AGACAAAATTGTAAATGGAagagaaaataacaaacatgttACCAGTGCACTTCCGCTTGAAACAATTCTGTCATTGAGGAAAAAAAATCCATACTTATTATTTCCTgaaaaaattcattttgatttaGGCACAGACATATCGCCTAATGGGAAACACGGAATTATTTCAAACCGGCGTCTTATATTTTGTCCCAAACCTGTCCTTAaagattttattgattatttgTTAACCACTAGTGAAGATTCTAAGACTGCAATTTTACAAGACAATGATAGGAAATGCAAAGTTCTAGTTCTTATGCCAGAGTATACCAGTAAGAATGAAGATCACTTACGTCAGTTAGTGTCAtttcttattcattcaaaaaatcaaacatttcctaTCGACATAGGCTCCGGTCTAGAAATAAAACCTGGTAAATACGGTGGTCTAACTACcgtaataaaacagaaaaataatgttacaaaGAAGTTTACTTTACGCTTGAATGTTGTTACTTCAGAAATGTTTGAAGAGGCAATGAGGAACGCTCAACTATTTTCATTGGAACTTGCATACTCGAACATATTTCCGAGTGACTGTCGTATGTTTATATG
This is a stretch of genomic DNA from Mercenaria mercenaria strain notata chromosome 4, MADL_Memer_1, whole genome shotgun sequence. It encodes these proteins:
- the LOC123552052 gene encoding uncharacterized protein LOC123552052, with product MVCYQYRDNVGNGVAGSFKELNLVIINFVKGLLLNLAFSNKKMLQKKFIENMDQGSYTPRFTELSYDIKPISNADTSDKDYAVIDKIVNGRENNKHVTSALPLETILSLRKKNPYLLFPEKIHFDLGTDISPNGKHGIISNRRLIFCPKPVLKDFIDYLLTTSEDSKTAILQDNDRKCKVLVLMPEYTSKNEDHLRQLVSFLIHSKNQTFPIDIGSGLEIKPGKYGGLTTVIKQKNNVTKKFTLRLNVVTSEMFEEAMRNAQLFSLELAYSNIFPSDCRMFICLPVYKDGYINRKDKKDRGQNI